In Erythrobacter litoralis HTCC2594, a single genomic region encodes these proteins:
- a CDS encoding helix-turn-helix domain-containing protein, with protein MMHYNSSDLRPLSVLLSDFGQQLEAYRISRNLKQAELAELAGISRSTLSRLESGNGGTIDSLARIMRALDIEDRLLDIVPDARLSPLDPRSDTGRARQRVRKSSTNEPSEDWSWDDEAP; from the coding sequence ATGATGCATTACAACTCATCAGACTTGCGTCCGTTATCGGTGCTCCTGTCCGATTTTGGGCAACAGCTCGAAGCCTATCGTATATCACGCAATCTCAAACAGGCCGAGCTTGCAGAACTAGCGGGAATTTCGCGTTCGACACTTTCCCGCTTGGAATCAGGCAACGGCGGCACAATCGATAGCCTTGCCAGGATCATGCGGGCGCTCGATATCGAAGATCGCCTTCTCGATATCGTACCCGACGCTAGGTTGAGCCCGCTTGACCCGCGATCGGACACGGGCAGAGCGCGGCAGCGAGTGCGGAAATCATCAACAAACGAGCCAAGTGAAGACTGGAGTTGGGATGACGAAGCCCCATGA
- a CDS encoding DUF4268 domain-containing protein, with protein MFRVDLSQNRLSRLSQKRFSDLNLRERDHLQEWLANQPDALGEELLIIQKEFDGFDETRERLDLLALDKDGNLVVIENKLDDSGRDVTWQALKYTAYVSGLTKTQIVDIYQQYLDRYSGGGNAAVRICEFMEVEELEETVLNPGNDQRMIFIAANFRREVTATVLWLLGRGIRAQCFKVTPYSFDDELMVDIQQIIPTPEAADFMIGMSSKENEEKAIQNTQKKRHQLRLDFWEAALDQLRADGVTLYQNISPTKDHWLSAGSGTRSCPYQMIFSRDEARVEISLQRSETAENKWLFDQLYGQKEAIEAAFGAELDWRRMDDKKASRIVYAQPFEGFNREAWPDMIGWLAAHIQKLETAFSGPLSRLNPHVRSQDEIA; from the coding sequence ATGTTCCGCGTTGATTTGAGCCAAAACCGTTTGTCCCGTCTTTCCCAGAAGCGCTTCTCAGATTTGAACCTTCGCGAGCGGGACCATTTGCAGGAGTGGCTGGCCAATCAACCTGATGCCCTCGGTGAGGAGTTGCTGATTATTCAAAAAGAGTTCGACGGGTTCGACGAGACCCGCGAACGATTGGATCTTTTGGCGCTCGACAAGGACGGCAACCTCGTTGTGATCGAGAACAAGCTCGATGACAGCGGGCGCGATGTTACCTGGCAGGCGCTGAAGTACACAGCCTATGTCTCTGGACTGACCAAGACTCAGATCGTCGATATCTACCAGCAATATCTCGACCGTTATTCAGGCGGCGGCAATGCAGCTGTGCGGATATGTGAGTTCATGGAGGTCGAGGAACTGGAAGAGACTGTTCTCAATCCAGGCAATGACCAGCGAATGATCTTTATCGCAGCCAATTTTCGGCGAGAGGTCACCGCAACTGTTCTATGGCTTCTCGGCCGCGGAATTCGTGCGCAATGCTTTAAGGTGACCCCATATTCGTTTGATGACGAACTCATGGTCGACATTCAGCAGATTATACCGACGCCAGAGGCCGCCGATTTCATGATCGGAATGTCGAGCAAAGAAAATGAAGAAAAAGCCATCCAGAACACACAGAAAAAGCGCCACCAGTTGCGCTTGGATTTCTGGGAAGCTGCGCTCGACCAATTGCGTGCCGACGGCGTTACTCTCTACCAGAACATCAGCCCGACCAAGGACCATTGGCTTAGTGCGGGATCCGGTACCCGTTCGTGTCCTTATCAGATGATCTTCTCTAGGGACGAAGCACGAGTCGAGATAAGCTTGCAGCGCTCTGAGACCGCAGAGAACAAATGGCTGTTCGACCAGCTATATGGACAGAAAGAAGCAATCGAGGCTGCATTCGGAGCCGAACTCGATTGGCGGCGAATGGACGATAAGAAAGCCAGCCGCATCGTTTACGCACAACCCTTCGAGGGTTTTAACAGAGAAGCCTGGCCAGATATGATTGGCTGGCTTGCCGCTCATATCCAAAAACTGGAAACGGCTTTCAGCGGACCGCTTTCCCGCCTGAACCCTCACGTCAGATCGCAAGATGAGATTGCGTAG
- a CDS encoding type II toxin-antitoxin system HipA family toxin, with translation MSRAVVNLWGRQIGAILWDENRDVGVFEYTPEFARSGIEVAPLTMPLRGGVYDFPALNYETFKGLPGMLADSLPDKFGNALINRWLAEQGRTTDSFDPVERLCYTGRRGMGALEFEPSTGERREQGGPVDIAPLVDLANRVLAAREELSGVLKGDDDHHALQEILRVGTSAGGARAKAVLAWNEETGEFHSGQLTAGPGYTQWLVKFDGVSGNADKELADPMGFGRLEYACYLLARKAGIDMARSRLHEEGGRAHFMTQRFDRTLDGKKLHMQSLCAMRHFDFNLARAYSYEQAIETIRMLGLGRDAIKEQVRRAFFNIFIRNQDDHTKNIAFLMDRAGRWSLSPAYDVVYAYNPDGDWTNEHQMSLSGKTDNFELDDLISFGRFADLKIGETKAIISDIQSAIAQWADVTSEAGVPQSMAQQALNGFRPI, from the coding sequence ATGAGCCGCGCCGTTGTAAACCTGTGGGGACGGCAGATCGGCGCAATTCTGTGGGATGAGAACCGCGATGTCGGAGTATTCGAGTATACCCCAGAGTTCGCCCGAAGCGGTATCGAAGTGGCGCCGCTCACTATGCCGCTTCGAGGCGGCGTTTATGACTTTCCTGCACTGAACTATGAGACCTTCAAGGGTCTGCCGGGAATGCTCGCTGACAGTCTACCCGATAAGTTCGGCAACGCCCTCATCAACCGATGGCTCGCTGAACAGGGCCGAACAACTGACAGCTTCGATCCGGTTGAACGGCTCTGCTACACCGGTCGCAGAGGCATGGGCGCGCTTGAGTTCGAGCCATCGACAGGCGAGCGACGCGAACAGGGCGGACCCGTCGACATTGCGCCGCTTGTTGACCTGGCCAATCGAGTACTTGCTGCAAGAGAAGAGCTCTCTGGCGTCCTCAAGGGCGATGATGATCATCATGCTCTTCAGGAAATCCTGCGCGTCGGCACCTCCGCCGGTGGCGCGCGCGCCAAGGCCGTTCTCGCCTGGAACGAGGAAACGGGCGAATTCCATTCTGGCCAGCTGACAGCAGGTCCCGGCTACACCCAATGGCTTGTCAAATTCGATGGCGTATCGGGCAATGCCGACAAGGAGCTCGCCGACCCCATGGGCTTCGGGCGTCTTGAATACGCATGTTATCTGCTAGCAAGGAAGGCCGGCATCGACATGGCCCGTTCCCGCCTGCACGAAGAAGGCGGGCGAGCCCATTTCATGACGCAGCGGTTCGACCGTACGCTCGACGGTAAGAAGCTTCACATGCAGTCGCTTTGCGCGATGCGTCACTTCGATTTCAACCTCGCTCGTGCGTACAGCTACGAGCAAGCGATTGAGACCATCCGCATGCTTGGGCTTGGTCGTGATGCCATCAAAGAGCAGGTGCGACGAGCGTTTTTCAACATCTTCATCCGCAACCAGGACGACCACACCAAGAACATCGCTTTTCTTATGGACCGAGCTGGGCGTTGGAGCCTCTCGCCTGCCTACGATGTTGTTTATGCCTATAATCCTGACGGGGACTGGACCAACGAGCACCAGATGTCGCTTTCAGGGAAGACAGACAATTTCGAGCTGGACGACCTGATATCGTTTGGTCGGTTTGCAGATCTCAAAATTGGCGAAACCAAAGCAATCATTTCGGATATCCAGTCCGCCATTGCTCAATGGGCTGATGTGACCAGTGAAGCAGGAGTGCCCCAATCGATGGCGCAGCAGGCTCTCAACGGGTTCAGGCCCATCTAG